One Azospirillum sp. TSA2s genomic region harbors:
- a CDS encoding response regulator produces the protein MDMQVIDYSRHRILVVEDQPFVRRTIVQILGQIGFRDVAEAEDGETAMRESIRVNPDLIVCDIDMKPVSGLQFLARLRASTEAANPRAPVVFLTNHTESEIVKQAMALGVNGFVVKPPSFSALKERVDRLLGGR, from the coding sequence ATGGACATGCAGGTGATCGACTATTCCCGGCATCGTATCCTGGTCGTGGAGGACCAGCCCTTCGTCCGCCGCACCATCGTCCAGATCTTGGGTCAGATCGGTTTCCGCGACGTGGCGGAGGCCGAGGACGGCGAGACGGCGATGCGGGAATCGATCCGCGTCAACCCCGACCTGATCGTCTGCGACATCGACATGAAGCCTGTGTCCGGCCTGCAGTTCCTGGCCCGCCTGCGCGCCAGCACGGAGGCCGCCAACCCGCGCGCCCCGGTGGTGTTCCTGACCAACCACACCGAATCGGAGATCGTGAAGCAGGCGATGGCGCTGGGCGTCAACGGCTTCGTGGTCAAGCCGCCCTCCTTCTCCGCGCTGAAGGAGCGGGTGGACCGTCTGCTGGGGGGACGGTGA
- a CDS encoding response regulator, whose amino-acid sequence MTEGTLTQRTTEMAAATAKTPEPVLLVSAQAALARRYAPVFGAPARVETVAAALDRLRGVGAASGETVVLLDAPTVAAVEALARLDPAPAVVVLLPDAQGGGQGGGQGDARDEVAGFIAAGAQDALPAGDLTAECLRAAVSAARRRQMRENRLRVALAEAERARGEAQSLLDAAGDAVAAALDPMMALTSAALESPLLPRQQERLIAVQLAGAALRATLSALRPVGREAAVEESLTLAALADGVGAVTVEGGAEECFTGDAAALRALLSLLTAEAGASVSLGLRPVDDGAELSVRRRGDARLRPLLLAAIQPALRRLRGRLLPDSPESGAGEGMVIRIPVRRMERPAALSVLLVEDNPIGRLVAAGFFKALGHGVTTAEDGAQGLAAATDKRFDLIVMDVQMPVMDGLEASRAIRALPGEAGRVPIVALTAGTDAEDDAQCRDAGMDDCLHKPLTMDRLRAVQIVENFTEAKPYSTPW is encoded by the coding sequence ATGACCGAAGGAACCTTGACCCAGCGGACCACTGAAATGGCGGCTGCAACGGCGAAGACCCCGGAGCCGGTTCTTCTGGTGTCCGCGCAGGCGGCGCTTGCCCGGCGCTACGCTCCGGTCTTCGGAGCGCCGGCGCGGGTGGAGACCGTGGCCGCGGCGCTGGACCGCCTGCGCGGCGTCGGTGCGGCGTCGGGCGAGACGGTGGTGTTGCTGGATGCCCCCACCGTGGCGGCGGTCGAGGCGCTGGCCCGGCTGGACCCGGCACCGGCGGTGGTGGTGCTGCTGCCGGACGCTCAGGGTGGGGGCCAGGGTGGGGGCCAGGGTGATGCGCGGGATGAGGTCGCGGGCTTCATCGCGGCCGGGGCGCAGGACGCCTTGCCGGCCGGCGACCTCACTGCCGAGTGCCTGCGGGCCGCGGTGTCGGCCGCCCGCCGGCGGCAGATGCGGGAGAACCGGCTGCGCGTGGCGCTGGCCGAGGCGGAGCGGGCACGGGGAGAGGCGCAATCGCTGCTCGACGCCGCGGGGGACGCGGTGGCGGCGGCGCTCGATCCGATGATGGCGCTGACCTCGGCCGCGCTGGAATCGCCGCTGTTGCCGCGCCAGCAGGAGCGGCTGATCGCGGTCCAATTGGCGGGGGCCGCCCTGCGCGCCACCCTGTCGGCCCTGCGCCCGGTCGGGCGGGAGGCCGCCGTGGAGGAAAGCCTGACGCTCGCCGCGCTGGCGGACGGCGTCGGGGCGGTGACGGTGGAAGGCGGGGCGGAGGAGTGCTTCACCGGCGATGCCGCCGCACTGCGGGCGCTGCTGTCGCTGCTGACGGCGGAGGCGGGGGCTTCGGTGTCGCTGGGGTTGCGCCCGGTCGACGACGGGGCGGAGCTGTCGGTGCGGCGCCGGGGCGATGCGCGGCTGCGCCCGCTGCTGCTGGCGGCGATCCAGCCGGCGCTGCGGCGGTTGCGGGGGCGCCTGCTGCCCGATAGTCCGGAGAGTGGGGCGGGGGAGGGGATGGTCATCCGCATCCCCGTCCGCCGGATGGAGCGGCCGGCCGCCCTGTCGGTGCTGCTGGTGGAGGACAATCCGATCGGCCGTCTGGTCGCCGCCGGCTTCTTCAAGGCGCTGGGCCATGGCGTGACGACGGCGGAGGATGGGGCGCAGGGGCTGGCCGCCGCGACGGACAAGCGCTTCGACCTGATCGTGATGGACGTTCAGATGCCGGTGATGGACGGCCTTGAGGCCTCCCGCGCCATCCGCGCCCTGCCGGGGGAGGCCGGCCGCGTGCCGATCGTCGCGCTGACCGCCGGCACCGATGCCGAGGACGACGCGCAGTGCCGCGATGCCGGCATGGACGACTGCCTGCACAAGCCGCTGACCATGGATCGTCTGCGCGCGGTGCAAATTGTCGAAAATTTTACAGAAGCAAAACCATATTCCACTCCATGGTAA
- a CDS encoding response regulator transcription factor, producing MKILVIEDDRQAASYLAKGLKEAGHVVDVANDGKEGLFLAGAEHYDVMIVDRMLPGRDGLSLVQVLRAAGNDTPVLFLSALGSVDDRVKGLKAGGDDYLTKPFAFSELLARIEVLVRRRGAGQPQTRLSVGDLELDLLSRSVKRAGKAIDLLPREFSLLEYLMRNAGSVVTRTMMLENVWDYHFDPQTNVIDVHIARLRQKIDKDFPTPLIHTVRGAGYSLRAAEG from the coding sequence ATGAAGATTCTCGTCATCGAAGATGATCGCCAGGCCGCCAGCTACCTTGCGAAGGGGCTGAAGGAGGCCGGCCATGTGGTGGACGTCGCAAACGACGGGAAGGAAGGCCTGTTCCTGGCCGGAGCCGAGCATTACGACGTGATGATCGTCGACCGCATGCTGCCCGGCCGCGACGGGCTGTCGCTGGTCCAGGTGCTGCGGGCGGCCGGCAACGACACGCCGGTGCTGTTCCTGTCGGCCTTGGGCAGCGTCGATGACCGGGTGAAGGGGCTGAAGGCCGGCGGCGACGATTACCTGACCAAGCCCTTCGCCTTTTCCGAACTGCTGGCCCGGATCGAGGTGCTGGTGCGCCGGCGCGGCGCCGGCCAGCCGCAGACCCGCCTCAGCGTCGGCGACCTGGAACTCGACCTGCTGTCGCGCAGCGTCAAGCGGGCCGGCAAGGCGATCGACCTGCTGCCGCGGGAATTCTCGCTGCTGGAATATCTGATGCGCAACGCCGGCAGCGTGGTGACCCGCACCATGATGCTGGAGAATGTGTGGGACTATCACTTCGATCCGCAGACCAACGTGATCGACGTGCACATCGCCCGCCTGCGCCAGAAGATCGACAAGGACTTTCCCACCCCCCTGATCCACACCGTGCGCGGCGCCGGCTACAGCCTGCGCGCGGCGGAGGGATAA
- a CDS encoding nitrogen fixation protein NifQ — protein sequence MVLSQPTAQALAQTAAQSAAPDEAAADRMIFGRILALAAADPVRTMPQALALAKAELAELAARHAPQVVDRVAALPDGDEAGEDAIEEADLRAFLAEHGARGADEERWLAAILARRSLEPNHLWQDMGFHDRGELNLLFQRHFPALVAMNAGDMKWKKFFYRQLCEREGLMLCKSPNCEVCDDVEVCFGEEAGDPLSTLSRLARGG from the coding sequence GTGGTCCTGTCCCAGCCCACTGCCCAAGCCCTTGCCCAAACCGCTGCCCAATCCGCCGCCCCTGACGAGGCTGCCGCCGACCGCATGATCTTCGGCCGGATCCTGGCGCTGGCCGCCGCCGATCCGGTGCGGACGATGCCCCAGGCGCTGGCGCTGGCCAAGGCGGAACTGGCGGAGCTTGCCGCGCGTCACGCCCCGCAAGTCGTCGATAGGGTCGCCGCCCTGCCCGACGGGGACGAAGCCGGCGAGGACGCCATCGAGGAGGCCGACCTGCGCGCCTTCCTGGCCGAGCATGGCGCGCGGGGGGCGGACGAGGAGCGCTGGCTCGCCGCCATCCTGGCCCGCCGGTCGCTGGAGCCGAACCATCTGTGGCAGGACATGGGCTTCCACGACCGCGGCGAACTCAACCTCCTGTTCCAGCGGCATTTTCCGGCGCTGGTGGCGATGAATGCCGGCGACATGAAATGGAAGAAGTTCTTCTATCGCCAGCTTTGCGAGCGCGAGGGGCTGATGCTGTGCAAATCCCCCAACTGCGAGGTGTGCGACGACGTGGAGGTCTGCTTCGGCGAGGAGGCCGGCGATCCGCTGTCCACTCTCTCCCGCCTCGCACGTGGGGGATAA
- a CDS encoding CoxG family protein, whose protein sequence is MDITGTHSVPGPRDRVFAALCDPGVLMRCIPVLEEMERLSATDYAARVRTTLGPMKARFSGRLRLEPEDGAHRYRLVAQGNGGLAGAVKGEALVVLEEADGRTLLTYSLSVALGGAVGRLAVKLVQAKTDRVLAGFFERFAAEIRTEITGEIGGPAG, encoded by the coding sequence ATGGACATCACCGGCACCCACAGCGTCCCCGGACCGCGCGACCGCGTGTTCGCGGCGCTTTGCGACCCGGGGGTGCTGATGCGCTGCATCCCGGTCCTGGAAGAGATGGAGCGGCTGTCCGCCACCGACTATGCCGCGCGGGTGCGCACCACCCTTGGGCCGATGAAGGCGCGCTTCTCGGGCCGGCTGCGGCTGGAGCCGGAGGACGGCGCCCACCGCTACCGGCTGGTCGCCCAGGGCAACGGCGGGCTGGCCGGAGCGGTGAAGGGCGAGGCGCTGGTGGTGCTGGAGGAGGCGGACGGCCGCACCCTGCTGACCTACAGCCTGTCGGTCGCGCTGGGCGGCGCCGTCGGCCGGCTGGCGGTGAAGCTGGTGCAGGCCAAAACCGACCGTGTGCTCGCCGGCTTCTTCGAACGTTTCGCAGCGGAGATCAGGACGGAGATCACGGGGGAGATCGGCGGGCCAGCCGGCTGA
- a CDS encoding DegQ family serine endoprotease, whose amino-acid sequence MTTLPPTQSQTPNQTQRPGRFRRTVAALLLGSTVLTAPALAGWAVSQAQQNGATPPAVTMTQDTPSTFADLAAKVSPAVVNISATQEAKADPRAQRGPQIPGFPPGSPFEEFFRQFQDQMGQNGGPGGGPGGGQDDQEQAPRGKMGALGSGFIIDPAGYVVTNNHVIDGASEITVTLQDGTAMPAKLIGRDAKTDLALLKVKSDKPLPSVEWADSDKTRVGDWVMAVGNPFGLGGTVTKGIVSARGRDIHSGPYDDYFQLDAAINRGNSGGPTFDLSGHVIGINTAIYSPNGGSVGIGFAIPSNLAKEVVAQLKDSGKVERGWLGVKIQEVTPDIADSVGLPSAKGALVADVTADSPAQRAGLRQGDVVLSYAGKPVNTLRDLTRNVAETKAGDTVEMKILRDGREKTVPVRIDRLSDQPQVASADTGNGPAGQEEVAPVKGLKLAPLDRAARKRLGIDDAVQGVVVTGLSSSVDVPIRPGDVIERVGDTEVKSPADVRHRVAEAEKAGQKALLMLINRQGNESFVALKLKA is encoded by the coding sequence ATGACCACCCTTCCTCCCACCCAGAGCCAGACCCCGAACCAGACCCAGCGTCCGGGCCGTTTTCGCCGGACCGTCGCCGCCCTGCTGCTGGGTTCGACCGTGCTGACGGCTCCGGCGCTGGCCGGCTGGGCGGTGTCGCAGGCCCAGCAGAACGGCGCCACGCCCCCCGCCGTCACGATGACGCAGGACACGCCTTCCACCTTCGCCGACCTCGCGGCGAAGGTCAGCCCCGCCGTCGTCAACATCTCCGCCACCCAGGAGGCCAAGGCCGACCCGCGGGCTCAGCGCGGCCCGCAGATCCCCGGCTTCCCGCCCGGTTCGCCGTTCGAAGAGTTCTTCCGCCAGTTCCAGGACCAGATGGGCCAAAACGGCGGCCCCGGCGGCGGCCCCGGCGGCGGCCAGGATGACCAGGAACAGGCGCCGCGCGGCAAGATGGGGGCGCTCGGCTCCGGCTTCATCATCGACCCGGCCGGCTATGTCGTGACCAACAACCACGTCATCGACGGCGCCAGCGAGATCACCGTCACCCTGCAGGACGGCACCGCCATGCCGGCCAAGCTGATCGGCCGCGATGCCAAGACCGACCTCGCCCTCTTGAAGGTGAAGTCGGACAAGCCGCTGCCCTCGGTCGAATGGGCGGACAGCGACAAGACCCGCGTCGGCGACTGGGTGATGGCGGTCGGCAACCCGTTCGGGCTGGGCGGCACCGTCACCAAGGGCATCGTGTCGGCCCGCGGCCGCGACATCCACAGCGGTCCCTACGACGATTACTTCCAGCTCGACGCCGCCATCAACCGCGGCAATTCGGGCGGCCCGACCTTCGACCTCAGCGGCCATGTGATCGGCATCAACACCGCCATCTATTCGCCCAACGGCGGCTCGGTGGGCATCGGCTTCGCCATTCCCTCCAACCTCGCCAAGGAGGTGGTGGCCCAGCTGAAGGACAGCGGCAAAGTCGAGCGCGGTTGGCTCGGCGTGAAGATCCAGGAGGTGACGCCGGACATTGCCGATAGTGTGGGGTTGCCCAGCGCCAAGGGCGCCCTGGTGGCCGACGTCACCGCCGACAGCCCGGCCCAGCGCGCCGGCCTGCGCCAGGGCGATGTCGTGCTGTCCTATGCCGGCAAGCCGGTCAACACCCTGCGCGACCTGACCCGCAACGTGGCGGAGACCAAGGCCGGCGATACGGTCGAGATGAAGATCCTGCGCGACGGCCGCGAAAAGACGGTTCCGGTGCGCATCGACCGCCTGTCCGACCAGCCGCAGGTCGCCTCGGCCGACACCGGCAACGGCCCTGCCGGGCAGGAGGAGGTCGCGCCGGTGAAGGGGCTGAAGCTCGCCCCGCTGGACCGGGCGGCGCGCAAGCGGCTGGGCATCGACGATGCTGTCCAGGGTGTGGTGGTCACCGGCCTGTCCTCCAGCGTCGATGTGCCGATCCGCCCCGGCGACGTGATCGAGCGGGTCGGTGATACCGAGGTGAAGAGCCCGGCCGACGTCCGCCACCGGGTGGCGGAGGCCGAGAAGGCGGGGCAGAAGGCGCTGCTGATGCTGATCAACCGCCAGGGCAACGAGTCCTTCGTCGCGCTGAAGCTGAAGGCGTGA
- a CDS encoding diguanylate cyclase, with amino-acid sequence MSIALSGKPPLSDTADQEQGRTAILLVEDDDADARLVTRSLTPYARRASVARATSLKEARAWLHRNACDVVLLDLSLPDSFGLETVTRLHADAPSLPLVVLTGYDDEDFALDILAHGAQDYLVKGQTDGPLMWRAVQHAMARKRLEEELRLSEERLQGIIGLAQDAILTTDANLNITLFNRAAESLFGYDADDILGRPLSLLIPERFRPDHDAHIADFSVSETQAQVMTNRREVLGLTADGQEFPAEVSIAKLHHAHGLLFTAVIRDVSERKRVESELRRMATTDPLTGLNNRRRFLELAEVEMARLRRYGRAVSVLMLDIDRFKAINDTHGHAVGDHALVRLAEVCRDELRDTDHIGRLGGEEFAIILPETPLASATEVAERLRQRLALAEVPIVPGDHRHGCLRMTVSIGVAMCGDEDSSIERALGRADRALYEAKAAGRNRIVVSDGYPGPAFAAASGPISIAS; translated from the coding sequence ATGTCCATCGCCTTATCCGGCAAGCCACCCTTATCCGACACTGCCGACCAGGAGCAGGGCCGCACCGCCATTCTGCTGGTCGAGGATGACGATGCCGACGCGCGTCTGGTCACCCGATCGCTGACGCCCTATGCCCGCCGCGCCAGCGTTGCGCGCGCCACCTCGCTGAAGGAGGCGCGGGCCTGGCTGCACCGCAATGCCTGCGACGTGGTGCTTCTCGACCTGTCGCTGCCCGACAGTTTCGGGCTGGAGACGGTGACCCGCCTGCATGCCGACGCGCCGTCGCTGCCGCTGGTGGTGCTGACCGGCTATGACGACGAGGATTTCGCACTGGATATCCTGGCCCACGGCGCCCAGGACTATCTGGTCAAGGGGCAGACCGACGGGCCGCTGATGTGGCGCGCCGTCCAGCACGCCATGGCCCGGAAAAGGCTGGAGGAGGAACTGCGCCTGTCGGAGGAGCGGCTGCAGGGCATCATCGGGCTGGCGCAGGACGCCATCCTGACCACCGACGCCAACCTGAACATCACCCTGTTCAACCGGGCGGCGGAAAGCCTGTTCGGCTATGACGCCGACGACATCCTCGGCCGTCCGCTGTCGCTGCTGATCCCCGAACGCTTCCGGCCGGACCATGACGCGCATATCGCCGACTTCAGCGTGTCGGAGACCCAGGCCCAGGTGATGACCAACCGCCGCGAGGTCCTGGGCCTGACCGCCGATGGCCAGGAATTTCCGGCGGAGGTGTCGATCGCCAAGCTGCACCACGCCCATGGCCTGCTGTTCACCGCCGTGATCCGCGACGTGTCGGAACGCAAGCGGGTGGAGAGCGAACTGCGCCGCATGGCGACCACCGATCCGCTGACCGGGCTGAACAACCGCCGCCGCTTCCTGGAGCTGGCCGAGGTCGAGATGGCGCGGCTGCGCCGCTATGGCCGGGCTGTTTCGGTGCTGATGCTGGACATCGACCGGTTCAAGGCGATCAACGACACCCACGGCCATGCGGTGGGCGACCATGCCCTGGTCAGGCTGGCGGAGGTCTGCCGCGACGAGCTGCGCGACACCGACCATATCGGCCGGCTGGGCGGCGAGGAGTTCGCCATCATCCTGCCGGAAACCCCGCTGGCTTCGGCAACCGAGGTGGCCGAACGGCTGCGTCAGCGTCTGGCGCTGGCCGAGGTGCCGATCGTCCCCGGCGACCATAGGCATGGATGCCTGCGCATGACCGTCAGCATCGGCGTCGCCATGTGCGGCGACGAGGATTCCAGCATCGAACGCGCGCTGGGCCGCGCCGACCGGGCGCTCTACGAGGCGAAGGCGGCGGGCCGCAACCGCATCGTCGTCAGCGACGGCTATCCGGGCCCGGCCTTCGCCGCCGCGTCCGGCCCCATCTCCATCGCGAGCTGA
- a CDS encoding ATP-binding protein codes for MTMQPSPALRRPLPVLLRRMLSDARRIWKLAALQAAVTLVLVLSYLWMGDVYVRVLVAEYRASAGLTASSLASTLSSALNERLALVRGLTAFVEVASGAGNLADQFPRYAESLRRSVVGVRNISAAPDFVVRIVYPVEGNEKVLGNDLLKDSRPGFAETVQRAIISRDVTIHGPVDLLQGGRGLIARQIVYGLDKGKPVKPWGAVGLVFDVDAILKEVRFDRVPPHLTFALVTESGQRVAGDSLTMRNDPLVERINLPEGRWDLALAPRSSWEGLAHADPAFRGFQAAFLLLALLSEAITFMAVSRRYSLERQVDLRTAELGRTKNELEQFAYAAAHDLQEPLRAIASYAQLLEKQQKGRLDEESEGFIREIVEGAGRLKMLLRDVQLFLAEDRVPLGGVVVPTGDALRAALTALKRRIAEAGATVTAADLPEVQGDERRLREIFIVLIGNAIEYRHPDRPAEVHVSHRRVNGHDVIDVRDNGIGIDPRYRDQIFEVFRRLHSRDEHPGTGMGLAIARKMVERLGGRITVVSSPGIGSVFSIHLPTPAFRGFP; via the coding sequence ATGACGATGCAGCCATCGCCCGCCCTCCGCCGGCCGCTTCCGGTGCTTCTGCGCCGGATGCTGTCCGACGCACGGCGCATCTGGAAGCTCGCCGCCCTCCAGGCCGCGGTGACTCTGGTGCTGGTGCTGAGCTATCTCTGGATGGGCGACGTCTATGTTCGCGTCCTGGTGGCCGAATACCGTGCCAGCGCAGGGCTGACCGCCTCCTCGCTGGCCAGCACCCTGTCCAGCGCGCTGAACGAGCGTCTCGCCCTGGTCCGCGGCCTGACCGCCTTCGTCGAGGTGGCATCCGGCGCCGGCAACCTCGCCGACCAGTTCCCGCGCTATGCGGAGAGCCTGCGGCGTTCGGTGGTGGGGGTGCGCAACATTTCCGCCGCCCCGGATTTCGTCGTCCGCATCGTCTATCCGGTCGAGGGCAACGAGAAGGTCCTGGGCAACGACCTGCTGAAGGATTCCCGTCCCGGCTTCGCGGAGACGGTGCAGCGCGCCATCATCAGCCGCGACGTGACCATCCACGGCCCGGTCGACCTGCTGCAGGGCGGGCGGGGACTGATCGCCCGCCAGATCGTCTATGGGCTGGATAAGGGGAAGCCGGTCAAGCCCTGGGGCGCGGTCGGACTGGTGTTCGATGTCGACGCCATCCTGAAGGAGGTGCGGTTCGACCGGGTGCCGCCGCATCTGACCTTCGCCCTGGTGACCGAGTCCGGGCAGCGGGTGGCCGGCGACAGCCTGACGATGAGGAACGACCCGCTGGTCGAGCGGATCAACCTGCCGGAAGGCCGGTGGGATCTGGCGCTGGCTCCGCGCAGCAGCTGGGAGGGGCTCGCCCATGCCGACCCAGCCTTCCGCGGGTTCCAGGCCGCCTTCCTGCTGCTGGCCCTGCTGAGCGAGGCGATCACCTTCATGGCGGTCAGCCGCCGCTATTCGCTGGAGCGGCAGGTCGACCTGCGTACCGCCGAGCTTGGCCGCACCAAGAACGAGCTGGAACAGTTCGCCTATGCCGCCGCCCATGACCTGCAGGAGCCGCTGCGCGCCATCGCCAGCTATGCCCAGCTTCTGGAGAAGCAGCAGAAGGGCAGGCTGGACGAGGAGAGCGAGGGCTTCATCCGCGAGATCGTCGAGGGCGCCGGACGGCTGAAGATGCTGCTGCGCGACGTCCAGCTGTTCCTGGCGGAGGACCGGGTGCCGCTGGGCGGCGTCGTCGTGCCGACGGGCGACGCGCTGAGGGCCGCGCTGACCGCGCTGAAGCGGCGCATCGCCGAAGCGGGGGCCACCGTGACGGCGGCGGACCTGCCGGAGGTGCAGGGCGACGAGCGGCGCCTGCGCGAGATCTTCATCGTGCTGATCGGCAACGCCATCGAATACCGCCATCCCGACCGCCCGGCGGAGGTTCACGTCTCCCACCGGCGGGTCAATGGCCATGACGTGATCGACGTGCGCGACAACGGCATCGGCATCGACCCGCGCTACCGCGACCAGATCTTCGAGGTGTTCCGGCGCCTGCATTCGCGGGACGAGCATCCCGGCACCGGCATGGGGCTGGCCATCGCCCGCAAGATGGTGGAGCGGCTGGGCGGCCGCATCACCGTCGTCTCCAGCCCCGGCATCGGCAGCGTCTTTTCCATCCATCTGCCCACCCCCGCCTTCCGAGGATTCCCGTGA
- a CDS encoding secondary thiamine-phosphate synthase enzyme YjbQ, with protein MRQAATTLTVPTRGAGLVEVTAQVRHWVAEQGMDTGLLTVFCRHTSASLTIQENADPDVQADLLRFFRRLVAEDPSLYAHTTEGPDDMPAHIRSALTGVSLSIPVMEGEPALGTWQGIYLFEHRARPHRREIALHLIGD; from the coding sequence ATGCGACAAGCCGCCACGACGCTGACCGTCCCCACCCGCGGCGCCGGGCTGGTCGAGGTGACCGCCCAGGTGCGGCATTGGGTGGCGGAGCAGGGCATGGACACCGGGCTGCTGACGGTGTTCTGCCGCCACACCTCGGCCTCCCTGACCATCCAGGAGAATGCCGATCCCGACGTGCAGGCCGACCTGCTGCGCTTCTTCCGCCGTCTGGTGGCGGAGGACCCGTCGCTCTACGCCCACACCACCGAGGGGCCGGACGACATGCCCGCCCACATCCGCTCGGCCCTGACCGGCGTCAGCCTGTCGATCCCGGTGATGGAAGGGGAGCCGGCGCTGGGCACCTGGCAGGGCATCTACCTGTTCGAACATCGCGCCCGGCCGCACCGGCGCGAGATCGCGCTGCACCTGATCGGCGACTGA
- a CDS encoding ATP-binding protein, which produces MRHDGAAAGLHGFVAAGFRLVRATAFRLALLYLAMFVLSVGLILGVVYRTTAGFLEQEIGETIALEVAGLQDHYRNYGLSGLIDVVRTRSAVANNNSIYLLTTPAGTILAGNLSGWPAAVPNATGWTHFKVADYGGVTDRPSTAQAVTFTLPGQFRLLVGRDMSEIDQLRTRMFRSLGWILGSTALLGLGGGLLMSRGAMRRIEAINRTTRQIMSGDLSDRVPRFGGGDEMDRLAGNLNAMLDRIERLMTGMRQVTDSVAHDLRTPLTRLRSRIELALLHETEDPEVYRSVLQDTIVEADRLLATFTALLSIAEAESGAKRQDFVPVDLAEVVELAADLYEPVADERGQRLSVAIRGKPTVRGNGQLLAQAVSNLLDNAIKYTPEGGVITLVLDGPAPGRAASIEVADSGPGIPAEMRDKVLQRFVRLDTARASPGNGLGLSLVDAVATLHGARLELSDNEPGLKVTLIFPPEARR; this is translated from the coding sequence ATGAGACATGACGGCGCGGCCGCCGGCCTGCACGGCTTCGTCGCCGCGGGCTTTCGGCTGGTGCGGGCCACGGCGTTCCGGCTGGCGCTGCTCTATCTTGCGATGTTCGTCCTGTCGGTCGGGCTGATCCTCGGCGTCGTCTATCGCACCACTGCGGGTTTCCTCGAACAGGAGATCGGCGAGACCATCGCGCTGGAGGTCGCCGGCCTGCAGGACCATTACCGCAATTACGGACTGTCGGGGCTCATCGACGTGGTGCGGACGCGCAGCGCGGTCGCCAACAACAACTCCATCTATCTGCTGACCACGCCGGCCGGGACGATCCTGGCCGGCAACCTGTCGGGCTGGCCGGCGGCGGTGCCCAATGCCACCGGCTGGACCCACTTCAAGGTCGCCGACTATGGCGGGGTCACCGACCGCCCGTCGACGGCGCAGGCCGTGACCTTCACGCTGCCGGGGCAGTTCCGCCTGCTGGTCGGCCGCGACATGAGCGAGATCGACCAGCTGCGCACCCGCATGTTCCGCTCGCTGGGCTGGATCCTGGGGTCCACCGCGCTGCTCGGGCTGGGGGGCGGGCTGCTGATGAGCCGCGGCGCCATGCGGCGGATCGAGGCGATCAATCGCACCACCCGTCAGATCATGAGCGGCGACCTGAGCGACCGCGTTCCCCGCTTCGGCGGCGGCGACGAGATGGACCGGCTGGCCGGCAACCTCAACGCCATGCTGGACCGCATCGAACGGCTGATGACCGGCATGCGGCAGGTGACCGACAGCGTCGCCCACGACCTGCGCACGCCGCTGACCCGCCTGCGCTCCCGCATCGAACTGGCGCTGCTGCACGAGACGGAGGACCCGGAGGTCTACCGCAGCGTCCTGCAGGATACCATCGTCGAGGCCGACCGGCTGCTCGCCACCTTCACCGCCCTGCTGTCGATCGCCGAGGCGGAATCGGGCGCCAAGCGCCAGGACTTCGTTCCGGTCGATCTGGCCGAGGTGGTCGAACTGGCCGCCGACCTCTACGAACCGGTGGCGGATGAGCGCGGGCAGCGCCTGTCGGTGGCGATCCGCGGCAAGCCGACCGTCCGCGGCAACGGCCAGCTTCTGGCGCAGGCGGTGTCGAACCTGCTGGACAACGCCATCAAATACACGCCGGAGGGCGGCGTCATCACGCTGGTGCTCGACGGGCCGGCCCCCGGCCGCGCCGCCAGCATCGAGGTCGCCGACAGCGGCCCCGGCATCCCGGCGGAGATGCGCGACAAGGTCCTGCAGCGCTTCGTCAGGCTGGACACCGCCCGCGCT
- a CDS encoding response regulator, with translation MQDLTTPFEILLVEDDPADAGLAKRALRDGRILCNVGHVRDGVEAMEYLRRQGPFAGAARPDLILLDLNMPRMDGREVLQELKADDELKTIPVVILTTSDVDRDVNASYLLGANSFITKPMDMDAFFDVVKSIEEYWFRVVRLPR, from the coding sequence ATGCAGGACCTGACCACCCCTTTCGAGATCCTGCTGGTCGAGGACGATCCGGCCGACGCCGGCCTCGCCAAGCGCGCTTTGCGCGACGGGCGCATCCTGTGCAACGTCGGCCACGTCCGCGACGGGGTGGAGGCGATGGAGTATCTGCGCCGCCAGGGCCCCTTCGCCGGCGCCGCCCGCCCGGACCTGATCCTGCTCGACCTCAACATGCCGCGGATGGACGGCCGCGAGGTGCTGCAGGAATTGAAGGCGGACGACGAACTGAAGACCATTCCGGTGGTGATCCTCACCACATCCGACGTCGACCGCGACGTGAACGCCAGCTATCTGCTGGGCGCCAACAGCTTCATCACCAAGCCGATGGACATGGACGCCTTCTTCGATGTGGTGAAGAGCATCGAGGAATACTGGTTCCGTGTCGTCCGGCTGCCACGGTGA